Proteins from a single region of Pseudomonas phenolilytica:
- the carA gene encoding glutamine-hydrolyzing carbamoyl-phosphate synthase small subunit, with amino-acid sequence MTKPATTPAILALADGSIFRGESIGADGQTIGEVVFNTAMTGYQEILTDPSYAKQIVTLTYPHVGNTGTTPEDAEARQVWAAGLVIRDLPLLASNWRNKQSLPDYLKANGTVAIAGIDTRRLTRILREKGAQDGCILAGADATEEKALELARSFPGLKGMDLAKVVSTAERYEWRSSVWDLKTDSHPEVPAAELPYHVVAYDYGVKLNILRMLVARGCRVTVLPAQTPASEALALNPDGIFLANGPGDPEPCDYAIKAIQEILETDIPVFGICLGHQLLALASGARTMKMPNGHHGANHPVQDLDSGVVMITSQNHGFAVDEASLPANLRATHKSLFDGTLQGIERTDKVAFSFQGHPEASPGPHDVAPLFDRFIEAMAKRR; translated from the coding sequence TTGACTAAGCCAGCCACTACGCCAGCCATTCTGGCCCTAGCCGATGGCAGCATCTTTCGCGGCGAATCCATCGGCGCCGATGGGCAAACCATTGGCGAGGTGGTCTTCAACACCGCCATGACCGGCTATCAGGAAATCCTCACCGATCCTTCCTACGCCAAGCAGATCGTCACGCTGACTTATCCGCACGTCGGCAACACCGGCACCACGCCGGAAGATGCCGAGGCCCGTCAGGTATGGGCGGCCGGCCTGGTCATTCGCGATCTGCCGCTGCTGGCCAGCAACTGGCGCAACAAGCAGTCGCTGCCTGACTATCTGAAGGCCAACGGCACTGTCGCCATCGCCGGAATCGACACCCGCCGGCTTACCCGCATCCTGCGCGAGAAAGGCGCCCAGGATGGCTGCATCCTGGCCGGTGCGGATGCCACCGAAGAGAAGGCGCTGGAACTGGCGCGCAGCTTCCCGGGCCTCAAGGGTATGGATCTGGCCAAGGTGGTCAGCACCGCCGAGCGCTACGAGTGGCGTTCCAGTGTGTGGGATCTGAAGACCGACAGTCACCCGGAAGTTCCCGCCGCAGAGCTGCCTTACCACGTGGTGGCGTATGACTATGGCGTCAAGTTGAACATCCTGCGCATGCTGGTCGCGCGCGGTTGCCGCGTCACCGTGCTGCCGGCGCAGACGCCGGCTAGCGAAGCGCTGGCGCTCAATCCGGACGGCATCTTCCTGGCCAATGGTCCGGGCGACCCCGAGCCTTGCGACTACGCGATCAAGGCGATTCAGGAAATTCTCGAGACCGATATTCCGGTGTTCGGCATCTGCCTGGGCCATCAATTGCTGGCATTAGCGTCGGGCGCCCGGACGATGAAGATGCCGAACGGCCACCACGGCGCCAACCATCCGGTGCAGGATCTGGACAGCGGTGTGGTGATGATCACCAGCCAGAACCACGGTTTTGCGGTGGATGAGGCGAGCCTGCCGGCCAATCTGCGTGCCACCCACAAGTCGCTGTTCGACGGCACCCTGCAGGGCATCGAGCGCACCGACAAGGTCGCCTTTAGTTTCCAGGGCCACCCCGAGGCCAGCCCCGGCCCGCACGATGTCGCGCCGCTGTTCGACCGTTTCATCGAAGCCATGGCCAAGCGCCGCTAA
- the dapB gene encoding 4-hydroxy-tetrahydrodipicolinate reductase, with the protein MRRIAVMGAAGRMGKTLIEAVQQTAGAAGLTAAVDRPDSTLVGADAGELAAIGRIGVPLSGDLARAVDEFDVVIDFTHPSVTLKNLEVCRRAGKAMVIGTTGFSPEEKERLAAAAKEIPIVFAANFSVGVNLCLKLLDTAARVLGDEVDIEIIEAHHRHKVDAPSGTALRMGEVVAEALGRDLQKVAVYGREGQTGARQRETIGFATVRAGDVVGDHTVLFAADGERVEITHKASSRMTFAKGAVRAALWLEGRPAGLYDMQDVLGLK; encoded by the coding sequence ATGCGACGTATTGCAGTGATGGGCGCCGCCGGGCGCATGGGCAAGACCCTGATCGAGGCGGTGCAACAGACGGCGGGTGCCGCCGGTCTGACGGCAGCGGTGGATCGGCCGGACAGCACCCTGGTCGGTGCCGACGCGGGAGAGCTGGCGGCGATCGGTCGTATTGGCGTGCCGCTCAGCGGCGATCTGGCGCGAGCGGTGGACGAGTTCGACGTGGTGATCGATTTCACTCATCCCTCGGTGACGCTGAAGAATCTCGAGGTCTGTCGGCGTGCTGGCAAGGCGATGGTGATCGGCACCACCGGCTTCTCGCCAGAGGAAAAGGAGCGTCTGGCTGCTGCGGCCAAGGAAATTCCGATCGTTTTCGCTGCGAACTTCAGCGTTGGTGTGAACCTCTGCCTCAAGCTGCTGGATACCGCGGCGCGGGTGCTGGGCGACGAGGTGGACATCGAGATCATCGAGGCGCATCACCGGCACAAGGTGGACGCACCTTCGGGCACCGCGCTGCGCATGGGCGAGGTGGTAGCCGAGGCGCTCGGGCGTGATCTGCAGAAGGTGGCTGTATACGGCCGCGAAGGTCAGACCGGTGCGCGTCAGCGCGAGACCATCGGTTTCGCCACGGTGCGCGCCGGTGACGTGGTGGGCGATCACACGGTACTGTTCGCGGCCGATGGCGAGCGGGTGGAGATCACGCACAAAGCTTCCAGTCGCATGACCTTCGCCAAGGGCGCGGTACGCGCTGCGCTTTGGCTGGAGGGCCGGCCCGCAGGGCTCTACGATATGCAGGATGTGCTGGGGCTCAAGTGA